One Cellulomonas sp. WB94 genomic window, GGTTCGTCAGGTCGTCGGAGGTGAGCACGGCCACGGCCTTGGCGCGGTCGAGGTTCACGAGCTGCAGCGTGCGGGCGAGCGTGGCGTCCCCGAGGACGACCTTGGCGCCCAGACCTCGCACCTGGGCCAGGTACCGGTTCGTCTCGTCGGTCTCCACGACGACCACCGGCGTCCCCGTAGCGAGGACCGACTCGACCACGCGCGCCCCGACCGAGCCGAGCCCCACGACGATCACGTGCCCGCGCAGGTCGGTGACCTGCCCGTGGCCGAGCGCCTCCTGCAGTCGTTGTGAGACGAGCAGGTTGGTCAGCAGCGCGTAGACCAGGGTCACGAGAACCGCCCCGGCCACCATGAGCAGCACCGCATAGGCGCGGAGCCAGCTCGGCTGCGCCCGGAAGCTGAAGTCGCCGTAGCCGATCGTGCCGATGGTCTCCGCGGTGAAGTAGAGGGCGTCGAGCGGCGTCATGCGCGTGCCGTCCGCCTCGCGGTAGCCGATCATCAGCACGGCGATCGAGAACAGCGCCAGCCCGAGAAGCGTCACGAGAGCACGGCGCAGCCGGAAGTCGGTGGCCTGGGCGACGGCCCGGCCCCACCGGCGCACGGCGCCCGACTCCTCGCGCTCGCCGTGAGCCTGGCCGGAGGGTCGAACGGTCGCGGACTGGACCGCCGAGCGGGTCGACGGGGCCACCTCGTCCCAGACGGCCGCGGGTCCGAGCATGCTCACGGCGTCCCCCGCGTGCACCTCGAGATCACGTCCAGGGCAGACCACCGACTCCGCCGCGCCGTCGAGCCGCTGCACGCACAACGGGACGAGGACCTCACCGAACAGGTCCCGCAGCAGGCCGTCGCGTGGCGCCGCCACGGTGCGTACCTGTGCCACCTCGTCGGCGATCCGCAACCCGTGCCCCTGCTCGCCGAGACACGCCTCGACGATCGCGGGCGAGGCGATCGTCGCGACGTCGAGCACGAGGATGCCGACGTCGGCCCGTACCGCGCGCGCGACCGCCTGGTTGCGGATCTGGGCCACGACGGTCAGCTCGGGTCGGAGCCGACGGGCGAGCAGCGCGGTCTCCAGCGCTCCGAGGTCCGTCGAAGACAGGCAGACGACCGCACGAGCGTCGCGAAGGCCCGCGGCACCGAGCGCGGCGGCTGCTCCGTCGTGGTGCGGGACGACGGTCGCGCCCATGGCGGACGCGGCCTGGACCGCGCCGGGTCGGGCGCCGTCGTCCACCGCGACGACCTCCAGGCCGAGGGCGACGAGATGCTCGATGACGCGGAGGCCGAGGCCCTCGAGCCCATGCACGATCACGTGTCCCGGAGGCCTCGCCACGCGGTGGTTCATGTCCGCATGATCCCGCATGTCGCCGGTGCAGGCGGCCGGCTCCGCGCACTGTTGGTGGCGGCATCCTGCGCCCCCGACAGCACGCGCTCCCTTGGGGGAGACCGTGAGCAGCGGTTCCACCGGCCGCGGATCTGTTCAGCGGGCCGTCGGCAGCTGAGGGTGTAGCGGTCTGCGGCGCGTTCGACCGCGACATGGCCTCGGCATGATTCCCGTTGCGCACCGCTCCGCGTGCGTACTAGCGTCGCCGCGATCGTGATCCGTCGGCAGGAGGTGAGACCCATGAACGCAGTGACCACAGTGGGCGCTCCCCAGCCGTCCACGATCGCGCGACTGAGGTAGTCGCCGCCGGGAGCGCCACCCCACGCATCCGCGAAAGGCGCGTCCCCATGAACACCACACCGTCGTCAGCTCCGCACCCCGCCCCGACGACGTCCGACATCGGCGCCGTGCCGCGGCACGGCGACCAGTCGAGGTCCGACCAGGATCAGCCGGAGGTCGACGCCACCCAGCGGCTGCGCGCCGAGGGCGATCGAGCGTTGGTCCTCGGTGGCGGCGGATCGACAGGCAACGCGTGGCTGATCGGGGTCGTCGCCGGCCTGTTCGACGCCGGGCTCGACGTGACCACAGCCGACCTGACCATCGGGACGTCGGCCGGCTCGACGGCCGCGGCCCAGATCGCTGGCGCGACGCCGACCGAGCTGCTCGCGGCGACTCTCGCCCCTGCCCCCCAGCAACGGTCCCGTCCGGCCGGGTCCGACGGAGGTCGGGCTCCGGTCAGGGCCGTGGCGAACCATCTGGAGAGGCTCGGCGCGATCATCGCCGCCGCCGAGGACGCGGCGGACCTGCGCCCCCGGCTGGGCGCGTCGGCACTCGACGTGGATGCGGCGTCGGACGGCTCATGGCAAGCGCAGTGGCGCGCCACGGTCGCCGCGCGGCTGCCCAGTCAGCGCTGGCCGCGACGAACAGTGCTCATCACGGCCGTCGATGCCCAGACCGGTGAACCGGTCGTGTTCGACCGGCACAGCGGGGTCGACCTGGCGGACGCCGTTGCCGCCAGCTGCGCCAGTGGCCTTCCCTACCGGATCGGGGACCACCGCTACATCGACGGCGGCTACCGATCCAACGCCGAGAACGCCGATCTGGCAGCCGGATACGCACGGGTGCTCGTGCTGTCACCGTTCGGCGGCAGGTCACTGACTCCGGTGGACTGGGGCATGCATCTCGCAACACAGCTCGCCGAGCTGCGCGCACGCGGCAGCAGAGTCGAGACGATCTTCCCGGACAGCGCCTCCGAGCACATGTTCGGCGCCAACGCGATGGATCTGTCGCAGCGTCCGCCTGCCGCTCGAGCCGGATACGAGCAAGGCAGAGCCCTCGCCGAACAGCTCGCCGACTTCTGGCGCTGACGGCCCGAAGCCCGCAATGCGACGATGTTCGCGTGAGGAAGAACCGCGAGCCGCGCCGACCGGACGTCACGACGGTCGAGCTGGTGGGGGGTGTCGAGGCACTCGCGGTCGAGCTGCACAGCTATGACGACCGGTGGGCAGACATCTACCTCGATCACCAGCGGCGGATCCGGGATGCTCTCGCAGCATCGGATGTCGAGATGGAGCACATCGGTTCCACGTCAGTTCCCGGGCTGGCAGCCAAGCCGATCATCGACATCGTGGTCACGGTCGACGACATCACCGCCGAAGAGGACTACCTCGATGCGCTCCTGGCCGCCGGATACGAGCTGCGGGTCCGCGAGCCGAGGCATCGCCTTGTGCGCACACCAGCGCGCGACGTTCATGTGCACCTTTTCGAACGAGACGATCCTGCCGTGGACGAATACCTTCTCCTTCGCGATCGCCTGCGTTCCGATGCGAGAGACCGTGCCCTCTACGAGGACACCAAGAGAGCCCTGCTCAGCAAGCGGTGGGACGACATGAACGACTATGCCGACGCCAAGACCGACGTCATCCTTGCGATCAAGGCACGAGCGAGAGCAGCTCGCGGACTGTGAGGGGGGCTCCGAACTCGTCCTGGCCGCGCGGGTGGTTCCCACTCAGCCTGGCAGCAGCTGCGGGGCTGGTCAGACCTCCAGGAGGACCTTGATGGCGCGACGCTCGTCCATAGCCGTGTAGCCCTTGGCCGCCCGGTCGAGCGGGAGCGCGAGGTCGAAGACCTTGCCAGGGTCGATCACCCGGTCCCAGATGAGTAAGGGGCACGGGCTTGGTCGTTCGGTCGGTGAGATGAGAATGGTGGGGTCGCCCGGCGACGTCGCATGACTCTGGTGCGGTTGAGCCCGCAGATGAGTACGACGCGGGGGCTCGGGGTGTGTCGCATTGTTGCCGTTGAGCACGCGGGTCTGTCTCCGACCGCAAGGGCCCCTCCGGGCGGCGCCTGTCGCCGAGCTCTCGGAGGTGGTCGTGATGGAAGTGCTGGTTGAGCGGGTCGCTGGTCTGGACATCGGCAAGAAGATCGTCGTGGTCTGTGTGCGCATGCCCGGGCCCGGGGGCAGGCGGGTCTCCGAGACGCGCACGTTCCGCACGATGACCCGGTCGCTGGGGTTGATGGCCGACTGGCTGGTCGAGTGCGGGGTCGAGCTGGCGGCGATGGAGTCGACCTCGACGTACTGGAAGCCGGTGCTGTACTGCCTCGAAGAGCGGATGACGACCTGGCTGCTGAACGCGGCGCACATCAAGGCCGTGCCGGGACGCAAGTCCGACGTGCGGGACGCGGAGTGGATCGCCCAGCTCCTCGAGCATGGCCTGGTCGCCCCGTCGTTCGTCCCCGAGGCCCCGGTGCGCCGGCTGCGGAACCTGACCCGCTACCGGTTGCAGCTGCAAAGCGACCGGACCCGTGATGCCGGCCGGCTGGAGAAGTTGTTGGAGGACGCCTCGATCAAGATCTCCGCGGTCGCGTCGAACATCACCGGGACGTCCTCACGGGCGATGCTGTCCGCGTTGGTCGACGGGCAGCGCGATCCGGTGGTGATGGCCGACCTGGCGCGCACCAAGCTGCGCCGCAAGATCCCCGACCTGGTCGAGGCCCTGACCGGGCACTTCGATGACCACCACGCACTGATCGTCGGTCAGCTGCTGGCCCGGATCGCCGCGACCGAGCAAGCCCTCGCCGACCTGGATTTGCACCTGGAGGTCGCGATGGCTCCCTGGGCGCACGAGATCGACCTGCTGACCACCATCCCGGGGGTCGGGCGGTTGGTCGCCTGGACGGTCATCGCCGAGACCGGTGGGGACATGTCTCGGTTCCCCAGCCCCGGACACCTGGCTTCCTGGGCGGGGGTCGCACCCGCGATGCACGAGTCCGCCGGGCGTCGCCAACCGGTCGGCACCCGGCACGGGAACAGGTTCTTGACCTCGATGCTCGTCGAGGCCGCGCAGTCTGCCTCCCACACGAAGGACACCTATCTCGCCAGCCAGTTCGCGCACCTGACCTCTCGGCGCGGGCACAACCGTGCCGCGGTCGCGGTCGCGCACTCCATCCTCGTCTCGGCTTACTGGATGCTGGTCCGTGACCAGACCTACGTCGACCTCGGACCGGGCTGGCTCACCGACCACGCGGCCGAACAAGCCCGCACCCGCCGCCTGGTCAACCAGCTCGAGGCCCTCGGCCACACCGTCGTCCTCGACCCCGTCGCCTGACAGCCCCTCCCCATCAACGACCATCCGGGCTCCGCCCGGAGCGGTCGCGCGCCCGCTTCCGGACATTCTCGGGTCAGTTGAATCAGCTCGGGCAGGAACCGGCGAACCGGGGCTGGACCGCCGTGCAGGTGCACGCCGGAGAAGAACAGGTCCATGCCGTTGAGCTCGACCCCGTAGGCCACCCCGACGTATCCGACGTGACCTCCAGGTCGCGTGGACCGGATGGCCTGCTCCATGGATTCTTGGGTACCGACCGCCTCGATGACGCTGTGCGCGCCCAGGCCGCCAGTCAGTTCCTTGATCCTGGCCACGCCGGCGTCACCGCGCTCCTCGACGATGTCGGTCGCGCCGAACTCACGGGCCAGCGCCTGCCGATCGCTGTGGCGCGACATCGCGATGATCCGGTCGGCGCCGAGATGCTTGGCAGCGAGAATTCCGAGCAGGCCGACCGCGCCGTCACCGACGACCGCGACGGTCTTCGCCGGACCGACCTTGGCAGCCACGGCCGCGAACCAGCCCGTGCCCAGCACATCAGAAGCTGCGAGCAGCGACGGGATCAGCTCTGGGT contains:
- a CDS encoding patatin-like phospholipase family protein → MNTTPSSAPHPAPTTSDIGAVPRHGDQSRSDQDQPEVDATQRLRAEGDRALVLGGGGSTGNAWLIGVVAGLFDAGLDVTTADLTIGTSAGSTAAAQIAGATPTELLAATLAPAPQQRSRPAGSDGGRAPVRAVANHLERLGAIIAAAEDAADLRPRLGASALDVDAASDGSWQAQWRATVAARLPSQRWPRRTVLITAVDAQTGEPVVFDRHSGVDLADAVAASCASGLPYRIGDHRYIDGGYRSNAENADLAAGYARVLVLSPFGGRSLTPVDWGMHLATQLAELRARGSRVETIFPDSASEHMFGANAMDLSQRPPAARAGYEQGRALAEQLADFWR
- a CDS encoding NAD-binding protein translates to MNHRVARPPGHVIVHGLEGLGLRVIEHLVALGLEVVAVDDGARPGAVQAASAMGATVVPHHDGAAAALGAAGLRDARAVVCLSSTDLGALETALLARRLRPELTVVAQIRNQAVARAVRADVGILVLDVATIASPAIVEACLGEQGHGLRIADEVAQVRTVAAPRDGLLRDLFGEVLVPLCVQRLDGAAESVVCPGRDLEVHAGDAVSMLGPAAVWDEVAPSTRSAVQSATVRPSGQAHGEREESGAVRRWGRAVAQATDFRLRRALVTLLGLALFSIAVLMIGYREADGTRMTPLDALYFTAETIGTIGYGDFSFRAQPSWLRAYAVLLMVAGAVLVTLVYALLTNLLVSQRLQEALGHGQVTDLRGHVIVVGLGSVGARVVESVLATGTPVVVVETDETNRYLAQVRGLGAKVVLGDATLARTLQLVNLDRAKAVAVLTSDDLTNLEVALAVRDWLGERTDVPVAIRLADRRLASTVRQAFGFTHVRSTDELAAPWFVGAALGLEVLGTFFAGDVPLLYARVQVTPGGGLDGARLDALTGRSRVLSVRHRGEQEVHRVARRWTTLEAHDEAFVVGPHEELLGLLRQDALPLTARHPGPATSS
- a CDS encoding GrpB family protein, encoding MRKNREPRRPDVTTVELVGGVEALAVELHSYDDRWADIYLDHQRRIRDALAASDVEMEHIGSTSVPGLAAKPIIDIVVTVDDITAEEDYLDALLAAGYELRVREPRHRLVRTPARDVHVHLFERDDPAVDEYLLLRDRLRSDARDRALYEDTKRALLSKRWDDMNDYADAKTDVILAIKARARAARGL
- a CDS encoding zinc-binding dehydrogenase, producing MRGVVMHAPGDVRVEQRADPQILEPTDAIIRTAAVCICGSDLWPYRGIEKLDGPTPMGHEYVGVVEQIGDSVKNVKIGDFVVGSFFASDNTCEICQAGYQSRRVHNIGMGSMGTQAELVRIPLADGTLVATPGMPDPELIPSLLAASDVLGTGWFAAVAAKVGPAKTVAVVGDGAVGLLGILAAKHLGADRIIAMSRHSDRQALAREFGATDIVEERGDAGVARIKELTGGLGAHSVIEAVGTQESMEQAIRSTRPGGHVGYVGVAYGVELNGMDLFFSGVHLHGGPAPVRRFLPELIQLTRECPEAGARPLRAEPGWSLMGRGCQATGSRTTVWPRASSWLTRRRVRACSAAWSVSQPGPRST